A portion of the Malania oleifera isolate guangnan ecotype guangnan chromosome 3, ASM2987363v1, whole genome shotgun sequence genome contains these proteins:
- the LOC131152252 gene encoding pentatricopeptide repeat-containing protein At4g14850 isoform X1 yields the protein MPFLTPNSLAVLVETAVSAHSSLSGRAAHACIVKTFPTPFPSFLSNHLVNMYSKLGLLDSASLVLSLTPASSRSVVTWTALIAGSVQNGYFASALLQFSDMCRESILPNDFTFPCLFKACASLFQPVTGKQLHALAVKAGQIADVFVGCGAFDMYCKTGLREDACKLFDEMPERNIVTWNAFITNSVLDGRPQKAIAAFIEFRNVDGEPNSITLCAFLNACSDASYLQLGRQLHGFVIRCGFEADVSITNGLIDFYGKCQQVESSEMIFVDIFKPNDVSWCSMVAAYVQNDEEEKACMIFLRSRKEGIKPADFMISSVLSACAGLAGLELGRSVHALAVKACVEWNIFVGSALVDMYGKCGSIKDSERAFDEMPERNLITWNAMICGYAHQGHADMAVVLFEEMTSGICEVVPNYVTLVCILSACSRAGSVKVGMEIFESMRERYGVEPGAEHYACVVDLLGRAGRVEDAYEFIKKMPIRPTISVWGALLGACRVYGKPELGKVAADSLFELDPHDPGNHVLLSNMFAAAGRWEEANLVRKDMKDVGIKKGAGCSWITVKNAVHVFQAKDASHEKNAEIQAMLAKLRREMTAAGYIPNTNFALYDLEDEEKEAEVWYHSEKIALAFGLISIPPGVPIRITKNLRICVDCHSAIRFISGIAAREIIVRDNNRFHHFRDNLCSCGDYW from the exons ATGCCGTTCCTCACCCCCAACTCACTCGCCGTCCTGGTCGAAACCGCCGTTTCCGCTCATTCTTCTCTCTCCGGCCGAGCCGCCCACGCCTGCATCGTCAAGACCTTCCCCACTCCCTTCCCTTCCTTCCTCTCCAACCATCTCGTCAACATGTACTCCAAGCTGGGCCTCCTCGACTCGGCCTCGCTCGTCCTTTCCCTCACCCCCGCCTCGTCCCGCTCCGTCGTCACCTGGACTGCCCTCATCGCCGGTTCCGTCCAGAACGGTTATTTCGCTTCCGCCCTCCTCCAGTTCTCCGACATGTGCCGCGAGTCCATCCTCCCCAATGACTTTACATTCCCCTGTTTGTTCAAGGCGTGCGCGTCGCTCTTCCAGCCGGTGACCGGAAAACAGCTTCATGCGCTCGCAGTAAAGGCTGGTCAGATTGCCGATGTTTTTGTGGGGTGTGGCGCCTTCGACATGTACTGTAAAACGGGTCTCAGAGAAGACGCTTGTAAGCTGTTTGATGAAATGCCTGAACGGAACATTGTAACATGGAATGCTTTTATTACTAACTCGGTCCTGGATGGCCGACCCCAAAAGGCAATCGCTGCATTTATTGAGTTTCGGAATGTGGACGGGGAACCCAATTCAATAACGCTGTGTGCATTTCTCAATGCGTGTTCTGATGCTTCATATCTCCAGCTTGGGCGACAGCTGCATGGGTTTGTAATTCGATGTGGGTTTGAGGCGGATGTTTCAATTACAAATGGGCTCATTGATTTTTACGGAAAGTGTCAGCAGGTTGAATCTTCCGAAATGATTTTTGTTGACATCTTTAAGCCTAATGATGTTTCTTGGTGCTCAATGGTGGCTGCGTATGTTCAAAATGACGAGGAAGAGAAGGCTTGCATGATCTTCCTGCGCTCTAGGAAAGAAGGCATTAAGCCTGCTGATTTCATGATTTCAAGTGTTCTTAGTGCTTGTGCGGGGCTTGCTGGACTTGAATTGGGCAGGTCAGTTCATGCCCTGGCTGTGAAGGCGTGCGTAGAGTGGAATATATTTGTGGGAAGTGCACTTGTTGACATGTATGGAAAATGTGGAAGCATAAAGGATTCAGAGAGGGCCTTTGATGAGATGCCAGAGAGGAATTTAATTACTTGGAATGCAATGATATGTGGGTATGCACATCAAGGGCATGCAGACATGGCTGTGGTCTTGTTTGAGGAAATGACATCTGGCATTTGCGAGGTAGTACCGAATTATGTCACACTGGTCTGCATATTATCGGCATGCAGTAGGGCTGGGTCAGTCAAGGTGGGTATGGAGATTTTTGAGTCAATGAGAGAAAGGTATGGGGTTGAACCTGGTGCAGAGCATTATGCGTGTGTTGTGGACCTGCTGGGGCGAGCTGGGAGGGTAGAGGATGCTTATGAGTTCATAAAGAAAATGCCAATTCGCCCAACAATTTCAGTTTGGGGAGCTCTTTTAGGAGCTTGTAGAGTTTATGGAAAGCCAGAGCTGGGAAAGGTAGCCGCTGATAGTCTATTTGAACTAGATCCACATGACCCTGGCAATCATGTGCTGCTTTCAAATATGTTTGCAGCTGCTGGCAG ATGGGAGGAAGCTAACCTTGTGAGGAAGGATATGAAAGATGTGGGAATTAAAAAGGGAGCAGGATGCAGTTGGATCACCGTAAAAAATGCAGTTCATGTCTTCCAAGCGAAGGATGCCTCCCATGAGAAGAATGCTGAGATTCAGGCAATGCTTGCGAAGCTGAGGAGGGAGATGACGGCAGCTGGCTACATACCTAACACCAATTTCGCTCTCTATGATTTGGAAGATGAAGAGAAAGAAGCAGAAGTTTGGTACCACAGTGAGAAAATTGCCCTTGCCTTTGGCCTTATATCAATTCCCCCTGGAGTCCCTATTAGGATCACGAAAAATCTAAGGATCTGTGTAGATTGCCATAGTGCCATTAGGTTCATCTCAGGCATTGCTGCCAGAGAAATTATTGTAAGAGACAATAATCGGTTTCATCACTTCAGGGATAATCTGTGCTCTTGTGGAGATTATTGGtga
- the LOC131152252 gene encoding pentatricopeptide repeat-containing protein At4g14850 isoform X2: MPFLTPNSLAVLVETAVSAHSSLSGRAAHACIVKTFPTPFPSFLSNHLVNMYSKLGLLDSASLVLSLTPASSRSVVTWTALIAGSVQNGYFASALLQFSDMCRESILPNDFTFPCLFKACASLFQPVTGKQLHALAVKAGQIADVFVGCGAFDMYCKTGLREDACKLFDEMPERNIVTWNAFITNSVLDGRPQKAIAAFIEFRNVDGEPNSITLCAFLNACSDASYLQLGRQLHGFVIRCGFEADVSITNGLIDFYGKCQQVESSEMIFVDIFKPNDVSWCSMVAAYVQNDEEEKACMIFLRSRKEGIKPADFMISSVLSACAGLAGLELGRSVHALAVKACVEWNIFVGSALVDMYGKCGSIKDSERAFDEMPERNLITWNAMICGYAHQGHADMAVVLFEEMTSGICEVVPNYVTLVCILSACSRAGSVKVGMEIFESMRERYGVEPGAEHYACVVDLLGRAGRVEDAYEFIKKMPIRPTISVWGALLGACRVYGKPELGKVAADSLFELDPHDPGNHVLLSNMFAAAGRFK, from the exons ATGCCGTTCCTCACCCCCAACTCACTCGCCGTCCTGGTCGAAACCGCCGTTTCCGCTCATTCTTCTCTCTCCGGCCGAGCCGCCCACGCCTGCATCGTCAAGACCTTCCCCACTCCCTTCCCTTCCTTCCTCTCCAACCATCTCGTCAACATGTACTCCAAGCTGGGCCTCCTCGACTCGGCCTCGCTCGTCCTTTCCCTCACCCCCGCCTCGTCCCGCTCCGTCGTCACCTGGACTGCCCTCATCGCCGGTTCCGTCCAGAACGGTTATTTCGCTTCCGCCCTCCTCCAGTTCTCCGACATGTGCCGCGAGTCCATCCTCCCCAATGACTTTACATTCCCCTGTTTGTTCAAGGCGTGCGCGTCGCTCTTCCAGCCGGTGACCGGAAAACAGCTTCATGCGCTCGCAGTAAAGGCTGGTCAGATTGCCGATGTTTTTGTGGGGTGTGGCGCCTTCGACATGTACTGTAAAACGGGTCTCAGAGAAGACGCTTGTAAGCTGTTTGATGAAATGCCTGAACGGAACATTGTAACATGGAATGCTTTTATTACTAACTCGGTCCTGGATGGCCGACCCCAAAAGGCAATCGCTGCATTTATTGAGTTTCGGAATGTGGACGGGGAACCCAATTCAATAACGCTGTGTGCATTTCTCAATGCGTGTTCTGATGCTTCATATCTCCAGCTTGGGCGACAGCTGCATGGGTTTGTAATTCGATGTGGGTTTGAGGCGGATGTTTCAATTACAAATGGGCTCATTGATTTTTACGGAAAGTGTCAGCAGGTTGAATCTTCCGAAATGATTTTTGTTGACATCTTTAAGCCTAATGATGTTTCTTGGTGCTCAATGGTGGCTGCGTATGTTCAAAATGACGAGGAAGAGAAGGCTTGCATGATCTTCCTGCGCTCTAGGAAAGAAGGCATTAAGCCTGCTGATTTCATGATTTCAAGTGTTCTTAGTGCTTGTGCGGGGCTTGCTGGACTTGAATTGGGCAGGTCAGTTCATGCCCTGGCTGTGAAGGCGTGCGTAGAGTGGAATATATTTGTGGGAAGTGCACTTGTTGACATGTATGGAAAATGTGGAAGCATAAAGGATTCAGAGAGGGCCTTTGATGAGATGCCAGAGAGGAATTTAATTACTTGGAATGCAATGATATGTGGGTATGCACATCAAGGGCATGCAGACATGGCTGTGGTCTTGTTTGAGGAAATGACATCTGGCATTTGCGAGGTAGTACCGAATTATGTCACACTGGTCTGCATATTATCGGCATGCAGTAGGGCTGGGTCAGTCAAGGTGGGTATGGAGATTTTTGAGTCAATGAGAGAAAGGTATGGGGTTGAACCTGGTGCAGAGCATTATGCGTGTGTTGTGGACCTGCTGGGGCGAGCTGGGAGGGTAGAGGATGCTTATGAGTTCATAAAGAAAATGCCAATTCGCCCAACAATTTCAGTTTGGGGAGCTCTTTTAGGAGCTTGTAGAGTTTATGGAAAGCCAGAGCTGGGAAAGGTAGCCGCTGATAGTCTATTTGAACTAGATCCACATGACCCTGGCAATCATGTGCTGCTTTCAAATATGTTTGCAGCTGCTGGCAG gtTTAAGTGA